The sequence below is a genomic window from Euwallacea similis isolate ESF13 chromosome 1, ESF131.1, whole genome shotgun sequence.
ATTTGGTTGTTGCAAAgctatttaatattaattcgcAGATAATGCTCCtctgaaacataaaataaaaaggtttttaagaCACTACAATAACACttacattgaaaattatgcTAACCTTTCTCAGGATTTGCCTACTGCCAAGGGGTATTCTATATTCTATCTTTGTTGACATTATTTGCTGTCATTTTAGTTGAACTCCCAATGCGTTTATTAACCGAATAttctataaatataataaatttactcaaatttattatcacaaattgcaattttaacttttcttaaattaaaatttcagcaattaaatatagttttaaattgaatttgaaacgTCAACAAAATGGATGACGTTTGATTTATTGAAACTCACACCtgtggtgcattatacactcgagagtagttcacaccgagaacctgcaccgacaagtgacactcacaggagtgacagttgacgagtagcagggacggaaatagcgaaagggttggttagctatataaacccaaaacagacccttaaaatctctcttatATCTCCGATCTCTTATATCTCCGATCTCTTATATCTCCGATCTCTTATATCTCCGATCTCTTATATCTCTGACCTCTTATATCTCTGATCTCTTATACCTCATATACTCTTACTCTCAGTTCTCTCGAGGTAACgtaccacgattatcaccctcAGTATAGTGTATacagactgtgataataaacgtagcaatagttttgtgtaaataaagatagtcgagcagtatcagcgcgtattttgtatctacgactagtatctttgccgggttagaatactggtccctTCAGCGTGTCCGACTCGTAACGGGAGAATAGATCACCCCGTTAGCACCCACAACACGCCGCGTTACTCCGAACCCTatcggtaaacgcaaacaccTACAAACCCGACAATTGGTGACCCCGACGTGATCAGCGCCATACGAAGCCCCAGTACAGGGAATCTCGACAACAAGAAGAACACAGAACGGCCCCAGTGACGCCAAAACCTAACACGAGGATCATGGCAAATCCAGGCCCGACAGAGAGTAGCAACAACGCCACAATGGTAGACAGAGTAGCAGTTAAGCCTCCTCCATTCTGGAGCAGAAACCCCGAACTTTGGTTTTGCCAACTGGAATCACAGTTCCAACTGGCTGGAGTTACAGCAGACTCTACCAAGTTCCACCACGTGGTCAGTGCTCTTAACTGTGAGGTCATCGAGCAGGTAGGGGACTTATTTCGTAACCCCCCAGCTGGGGACATGTTCCTAGCGATAAAAGACAGGCTCATCACATTGTTCTCTGAGTCTGAAGaacagaaatacaaaaaactagTCTCACACACATCACTGGGGGACAGGAAGCCGTCACATTTGTTGAATGAAATGGCAGGATTGGGCGGTACCTCGGTGTCGAAACGGCTACTCAAATCAATGTGGCTACAGCAGCTCCCGAATCAGATCCAGTCAATTCTGGCTAGCAGCAATGACCCACTGGAGCAGCTGGCAACGAGGGCAGATCAAATCGCTGAGATCCTACAGCCTAGTGTGTACCAGATCCAGCAACAGCCTGAAACCCCTAACTCGCCAACCTTAGCTGAAAGTTTGCGTCGGCTTACCTTGGAGGTgaaggaaataaaagaaaaaatcccaCTTCTGACACCACGGGGAAGATCACAGAGTCGGAGAAGCTCAGGCTCAACAGGCCAAAGAAGGTCAAGATCGTCAAGCCGGAGACAGCAAGACTCAGGGACATGCTGGTATCACCAACGATTCAAGGAGAAGGCCACCAGGTGCTTACTGCCTTGCAATTTCAATGCGGAAAACTAGCCCCCACGTCGCTTAAGGCGAACAGCAACGTGGGACAGCCAGATCGCCACGCGTCCAGCTCTCCAGCTCCCACTAGTAGTAAGATAAATACTTATAGGCTAGTCATTAAGGACGATTTGACGGGAATCAGATTCCTAATTGACTCTGGCGCCGAGGTATCAATAGTTCCCCGCTCGAGGAGGGACCAGTGTGTTGATACCCGATTCAATTTACTCGCGGCAAATAATACGCAGATACCTGCATATGGCAACAAGCATTTAGCCGTCAGCTTAGGCCTGCGAAGGAAATTCAACTGGAATTTCATCGTAGCTAAGACGGATATGGCTATCATAGGCGCAGATTTCCTGCATCACTTCAACGTGCTGGTCGATATGGGCCGCGGTAGAATTATAGACGGCACCACGCAAGTAGCCAGGTATGGACAGGTGAAACTTGCTAATACGTATTCGGTATGTACCATTCCGACATCCTGCAAATATGGTGAAGTCCTAAGGCAATTCCCCAACCTCACCAAATTCACCTCTGCTCCCAGCGATTTAAAGCATAATACCTCACACGTCATCCACACAAACGGACCACCGGTCTACTCAAAAGCGAGACGGTTGCCCCCGGAGAAGCTTAAGTTGGCTAAACAAGAGTTCCAGTACCTACTCGAGATGGGTATCTGCCGACCCTCTAAAAGTCCTTGGGCTAGTCCACTGCATATGGTCCCAAAGAAGGCAACAGGCGAATGGAGACCCGTGGGAGATTACCGTCGTCTGAACGCGGCAACAATCGAGGACAAATACCCAGTTCCAAACTTGCACGACTTCACGCATTTCTTAGAAGGGAAGACCATCTTCACAACACTAGATCTCGTACGTGCATATCATCAAATCCCCGTCGATGAGGACTCAATCCCGAAAACTGCGATTATCACCCCATTTGGGTTATTCGAATTCACCCGCATGCAATTCGGATTGAGAAACGCAGCGCAATCCTTCCAGAGATTCATCCATGAAGTACTGGAAAATCTGGACTTTTGCTTCCCATACATCGACGATATCCTGATAGCATCCGAAAACGAGGCGCAACACATAAACCACCTTAAGACGATATTTGAACGTCTACAAAAATTCGGGTTGACCATCAATCcggaaaaatgtgtttttggcgAGGAACAGGTCAAGTTTCTAGGTTACCAGGTCTCCCAGCAAGGTTCCACACCGCTCCCGGAGAAGGTAGCAGCCATTGTTGAGTATCCCCTGCCTAAAACTATTTCAGACTTGAGGCGTTTTCTTGGTATGATCAATTTCTACCGAAAATGCATACCAAAAGCAGCTCACAACCAACGAATCCTCCACGAATTACATAAGAACGGCAAGAAGAACGATAAAACTCCCATAAGCTGGACGGAGGAAACTCAAGCAGCCTTCGAACAATGCAAGAAGGACCTAGCAAATGCTGCAATCCTGGTACACCCTAGCTCATCGGCACCAATTTCACTCACAGTAGATGCTTCTGATTCCGCAATGGGAGCAGTAGTCGAACAATTTGAAGACAACTTATGGAAACCActcagttttttttcgaagaaattttcgaaaaccgAGAGGAATTACAGCACTTATGATCGAGAATTACTCGCTATTTATTCAGCTGTAAAGTATTTCAGATATATGCTGGAAGGCAGGCATTTCAAGATTTTCACCGATCATAAACCGCTTACATATGCTTTCCGGCAAAAGTCCGACAAATCATCTCCGAGGCAATTCCGTCATCTGGATTTCATCTCACAGTTTTCAACGGATATAGATCACATCAGTGGTAAAAGCAACGTCGTAGCTGACGCTCTCTCCCGGATCGGCTCAATCGACGCACCTCAACCGGTCGATTACGAAGCCCTAAGCAGACACCAGGCAGACGATCTGGAACTGCAAGCAATGTTGGGAGATCCTCAAAGAACCGCATTGAACCTAAAGCAATGCAATGTATCTGgcactgatgcaaccgtttaCTGTGACGATAGCAACTCGAAAATCAGACCCTTTATCACAAGAAGTTTTAGACGATCTATTTTCGACAGGTTTCACAACCTCTCCCATCCAGGGATAAAAGGAACCACCAAGCTGATATCCACAAGGTTCGTCTGGCCATCCATGAATAAGGACATTCGAGACTGGACCAAAGCTTGTATCAGCTGTCAAAAAGCAAAAGTCAATAAACATACATACACACCATTGAAGCAACTGCAAGTCCCAGACGCCCGTTTCCAGGATATCAATATAGACATCGTCGGACCACTACCACCGTCAAACGGCTACAGGTACTGTTTGACATGCATAGATAGATACTCCTGCTGGGCAGAAGCATACCCGATGGCCGACATGGCAGCGGACACCGTCGCAAAAACCTTTTACGACAACTGGATTTGCAGATACGGAACACCACTCAAGTTAATCACCGACCAAGGCCGACAATTTGAAAGTTCTCTTTTCAGCGCTTTATCCATTTTACTAGGTTGCAAACGAGCTCATACCACGCCATACCATCCTATAGCGAACGGCAAAGTAGAAAGATGGCACAGAACTCTCAAAGCTGCAATTATGGCCCACGTAACGGAACGCTGGACGGAGGTTCTTCCCACAATACTGTTGGGATTACACTGTACCTTGAGAGATGAGGTGGGCGTTTCACCGGCAGAGATGTTGTATGGAACAACTCTACGACTTCCAGGAGAATTTCTCGAACCCTCTAAGCCAGACCATGACCCAACATCTTTTGTACAAAAACTGAAGCAGAAAATGAAGCTGTTACAACCGATCCCCACTAGCAACCACAGCAGTAGAAAAATCTTCGTTGCCCCGGAACTAGAGACCTGCACACACGTCTTTGTGAGGAACGATATGGTGAAAAAGCCTCTCCAACCTCCCTACGAAGGTCCAGTACCCGTAAAAAGCCGTAGTGACAAATATTTCACCGTCACCATGAGCAATAGAGACGTCAACATCTCCAAAGATCGGTTGAAGCCAGCCTACATTCTCCCTACAGATCCTATAGCGCACGACCATACCTACGTTGGCCAGAATCAAGTGAAATCTGCAGgtagtaaaagaaaaactgtaCATTTCAGCATACATGGTAAATAGTATTTTCAGCAGTGTACCAATTATATTAGCATATAGGTAGTTGCCATCATGTACATCAAGCCCTGTATCATTTCTTATTTCTGGTAAATTCGGTACTCCGTTTCTAGGGGGGGAGTATtgtggtgcattatacactcgagagtagttcacaccgagaacctgcaccgacaagtgacactcacaggagtgacagttgacgagtagcagggacggaaatagcgaaagggttggttagctatataaacccaaaacagacccttaaaatctctcttatATCTCCGATCTCTTATATCTCCGATCTCTTATATCTCCGATCTCTTATATCTCCGATCTCTTATATCTCTGACCTCTTATATCTCTGATCTCTTATACCTCATATACTCTTACTCTCAGTTCTCTCGAGGTAACgtaccacgattatcaccctcAGTATAGTGTATacagactgtgataataaacgtagcaatagttttgtgtaaataaagatagtcgagcagtatcagcgcgtattttgtatctacgactagtatctttgccgggttagaatactggtccctTCAGCGTGTCCGACTCGTAACGGGAGAATAGATCACCCCGTTAGCACCCACAACACGCCGCGTTACTCCGAACCCTatcggtaaacgcaaacaccTACAAACCCGACACACCCATAAAATGTCAGTGTCAATCTGAAAGTGATCACTTAAGACGATCCTCTGTTCCAATCAAATTCTTGATTACCATACAGAGGtggattttccattttctatGGAAAAAGGTTTATTTACGTCCTTTAGAATAGCCCTGAGCGAGAATGAAATATTTCGCCACACTGATTaattaaagcattttattgaccaaaaatttcatcctcaccttattttatttctttctatAGAATCACTCCTTAGGGTAGGCAACCAAAAATACGTCAATTTGTGAATAGATGTttgttattaatgtttttattaaaaaaattaaatatttgtatttataattaatttaattcttacTTTGtacatttatttgtaattttcacttttgaaCTTGACCACAGGGAGGCAGTTGTACAGAGGTGAGTTACTATCCATCGGtcaatattcaattttcaaggTTAAGTGGATcccaattattaaaattaaatctataattattttttgtatatctGAGTGTGCAATAACatcttataaattttaaagtcgcTCAAATGCTCAAGTGTTATGATGTTTAGTGTGTTGACTTACTTGTTACCCAATCGAATAGTCCAGGGACTTGCTGCTGCTTACTGTAAATGTAAGTATTATTATAGTCGTGAGATTACATCTCTTCCAGTTGAGAACCTTGTTGTTGGTGAACTTTTTGCTAAGCCTGCA
It includes:
- the LOC136414169 gene encoding uncharacterized protein, which gives rise to MANPGPTESSNNATMVDRVAVKPPPFWSRNPELWFCQLESQFQLAGVTADSTKFHHVVSALNCEVIEQVGDLFRNPPAGDMFLAIKDRLITLFSESEEQKYKKLVSHTSLGDRKPSHLLNEMAGLGGTSVSKRLLKSMWLQQLPNQIQSILASSNDPLEQLATRADQIAEILQPSV